The following are from one region of the Eubacterium sp. MSJ-33 genome:
- the cobI gene encoding precorrin-2 C(20)-methyltransferase, which produces MEGRMIGVGVGPGDPELLTLAAVRAIQECDCVLLPNEKKEECYAYKIVRQVVPEIDEKEICPMQFPMTKDADVLRAAQERCFAVVQERIGQGKKLVFLTIGDPSVYSTYQYIHRRVQAAGVPASMISGVTSFCAVAARLGISLADQGEEIHIIPGSYAVEDTVDYDGTRIYMKSGKKLERLIGMLRTELVRRRQQGENLEIYGVSNCGLPDECVMHGIDALTQAVSYLTIVIVKVKKQNK; this is translated from the coding sequence ATGGAAGGAAGAATGATTGGCGTCGGAGTCGGTCCGGGTGATCCGGAGCTTCTGACGCTGGCAGCGGTGCGCGCAATCCAGGAATGTGACTGCGTCTTGCTGCCAAATGAGAAGAAGGAAGAATGTTATGCTTATAAGATTGTGCGGCAGGTCGTGCCGGAAATCGACGAAAAGGAGATCTGTCCGATGCAGTTTCCGATGACGAAGGATGCGGATGTGCTTCGTGCGGCACAGGAACGCTGCTTTGCGGTGGTGCAGGAAAGAATCGGTCAGGGAAAGAAACTTGTATTTCTGACGATTGGTGATCCGAGCGTATACTCAACCTATCAATATATACATCGTAGAGTGCAGGCGGCGGGCGTGCCTGCAAGCATGATCAGCGGTGTGACGTCTTTTTGTGCGGTTGCGGCAAGACTTGGAATCTCGCTTGCAGATCAGGGTGAGGAGATCCATATTATTCCGGGCAGTTACGCGGTGGAAGATACCGTGGATTACGACGGGACACGGATCTATATGAAGTCGGGGAAGAAGCTGGAACGGCTGATTGGTATGCTTCGGACAGAGCTTGTGCGGAGAAGGCAGCAGGGTGAAAATTTGGAAATCTATGGCGTCTCGAACTGCGGACTGCCGGATGAATGTGTGATGCATGGGATAGATGCATTGACACAGGCAGTAAGCTACCTTACAATTGTGATCGTGAAGGTGAAAAAACAGAACAAATAA